One segment of Pyrococcus sp. ST04 DNA contains the following:
- a CDS encoding alcohol dehydrogenase catalytic domain-containing protein, translating into MKALVLHGPGDIRLEEVEDPSITKNWVKIKVKRVGICGTDKAFYKGTYKPLRLPIIPGHEISGVIKEAPPEFEHLLGMRVTTEINVNCGKCWYCKHGMPTHCPYRETIGISINGGMAEYMITSVDLLHSIEGLSWEEGAMVEPLAAVVEMIEMENVKPSANVAVIGIGTIGILSMQLLSLITPNVIAIAREDSPKRRIAEKFGEVLTFEEAKKWIKEKTPEGQGFDYVVEATGSSQGLEMALELVRPRGVIAAKSTHGSPVTFNYTMMVVKEARIVGSRCGPFDKAITLIKSGKIDVSSLITSKYKLNEGVKAFEKSFDRKEIKIQLIP; encoded by the coding sequence ATGAAAGCATTAGTTCTCCATGGTCCTGGAGATATAAGGCTTGAGGAAGTTGAAGATCCCAGCATCACTAAAAATTGGGTGAAAATCAAGGTGAAAAGAGTTGGTATTTGCGGAACCGATAAGGCTTTCTACAAAGGAACGTACAAGCCACTTAGGCTCCCCATAATTCCAGGCCATGAGATTTCTGGAGTTATTAAAGAGGCACCCCCAGAGTTTGAACATCTACTTGGAATGAGAGTCACAACTGAAATCAATGTTAATTGTGGAAAATGCTGGTACTGCAAGCATGGAATGCCCACTCACTGTCCATATAGAGAGACAATAGGAATTAGCATCAACGGGGGAATGGCGGAATACATGATAACTAGTGTTGACTTGCTACATTCCATAGAGGGACTGTCATGGGAAGAAGGTGCGATGGTCGAGCCATTAGCAGCCGTTGTTGAGATGATTGAAATGGAAAACGTAAAGCCTTCCGCAAACGTCGCTGTTATTGGTATAGGAACTATAGGAATACTCTCCATGCAATTACTTAGTCTTATAACACCAAATGTTATCGCCATAGCCAGAGAGGACTCACCAAAGAGGAGAATAGCAGAGAAGTTCGGTGAAGTTTTAACGTTTGAGGAGGCCAAGAAGTGGATTAAGGAAAAGACTCCAGAAGGTCAAGGGTTTGACTATGTCGTAGAAGCAACTGGAAGCTCCCAGGGGCTTGAAATGGCGCTAGAACTTGTTAGACCTAGAGGAGTAATAGCAGCAAAATCAACCCATGGAAGCCCAGTAACATTCAACTATACCATGATGGTCGTTAAAGAGGCCAGGATAGTAGGTAGCAGATGTGGACCATTTGACAAAGCAATAACATTAATAAAGAGCGGAAAAATTGACGTTAGTTCACTGATAACATCAAAGTATAAACTTAATGAGGGAGTTAAAGCATTTGAAAAAAGCTTTGATAGGAAAGAAATAAAAATCCAGCTTATTCCTTGA
- a CDS encoding ABC transporter permease: MPRGVRLEGVFEIAMSLVIAFAIGFIALVVLGYNPFEVYGILFKYGYGNTDYLLNKATPLLLTGLAFSIPAIAGFFNIGGESQLYVGAFTSLLVAYYTGNALLAIIVGILAGAALGFFIAALRVYRGINEVITAIMINWIFYFLLAYLITAKYSNPKIPYESVPVPESARIGGIFIIATLVAVLYYFLVYFTDVGYKLRVSGLSPASAKYAGFDPRKSAIFSMLLGGASAGLGGSLLVLGITYSIDNTLSTVYGVGFMGIGIGLLGRNHPIGIIFSSIFMSGLLIGGQWVELKTGAPPELADTLIGVIVLALAVPYAYREIIRRIKEGRK, encoded by the coding sequence TGCAATTGGGTTTATCGCACTAGTTGTTCTCGGCTATAATCCCTTTGAGGTCTATGGGATACTCTTCAAATATGGATATGGAAATACTGATTATCTCTTAAACAAGGCAACTCCTCTTCTGCTAACGGGTTTAGCCTTTTCAATCCCTGCAATAGCTGGGTTCTTTAATATAGGGGGAGAGAGTCAACTTTACGTGGGGGCTTTTACTTCCCTGCTCGTTGCCTACTATACTGGGAATGCATTATTGGCGATAATTGTGGGAATCTTAGCAGGAGCAGCTCTTGGGTTCTTCATAGCAGCTCTTAGAGTTTATAGGGGAATAAACGAGGTGATAACGGCTATAATGATCAATTGGATTTTCTACTTTCTTTTAGCATACTTGATCACGGCCAAATACTCAAATCCAAAAATTCCCTATGAATCTGTCCCGGTTCCCGAAAGTGCAAGGATAGGGGGCATTTTTATAATAGCAACTTTAGTAGCAGTGCTCTATTACTTCCTAGTGTACTTTACTGATGTTGGATACAAGCTTCGAGTTTCTGGATTATCCCCTGCCTCTGCAAAGTATGCTGGCTTTGATCCGAGAAAATCTGCAATATTTTCAATGCTCCTTGGAGGTGCATCAGCTGGTTTAGGTGGGTCTCTGCTAGTTTTGGGGATTACCTATAGTATAGATAACACGCTATCGACCGTTTATGGGGTAGGGTTCATGGGAATAGGAATAGGACTCCTTGGGAGAAATCATCCCATTGGTATAATATTCTCATCAATTTTCATGTCCGGTCTTCTGATAGGTGGGCAGTGGGTCGAGCTAAAAACCGGTGCTCCTCCGGAGCTTGCAGATACCCTCATCGGAGTTATAGTTCTGGCTCTTGCCGTTCCTTATGCTTATAGGGAAATCATAAGAAGAATTAAGGAGGGTAGGAAATGA
- a CDS encoding ABC transporter permease, which translates to MIEDIFTIISNTLISMVPLTLAAVGEIITEKSGVVNIGLEGILILSAFTSSVVTFYTGNPYLGLLVGIIVGILSGALHGFLSVYLNGDQIIAGVGFNSFAYGISLLSLVALWKSHGSSPPVNKISMIIIGPLTFSPLTIVAIAIGIVSWWWLYKTPGGLKLRACGEDPRAAEAMGVNVHRTRFYATVFGGALTGLAGSYLVVGWLGQFTKFISAGRGFIALANVAFSNWNPLMAIIGGALFGFFDGLSIYIPIKLQEMTGRIITAESNLFRTIPYLATLIIVSIIMKKVKMPRALGKPYIKE; encoded by the coding sequence ATGATCGAGGATATTTTTACAATAATTTCAAACACACTGATCTCTATGGTTCCTCTAACCCTTGCAGCTGTTGGGGAGATAATAACAGAAAAATCTGGTGTGGTAAATATAGGATTAGAAGGTATTTTAATCCTTTCCGCATTCACATCATCTGTGGTCACCTTTTATACTGGAAATCCCTATCTGGGGCTGTTGGTGGGGATAATTGTTGGAATACTCTCTGGAGCTCTTCATGGATTCTTAAGTGTTTACCTTAATGGGGATCAGATAATTGCGGGAGTTGGATTTAATTCCTTCGCATATGGAATAAGTCTCCTTTCCCTTGTGGCCCTATGGAAGAGCCATGGCTCCTCGCCGCCTGTAAACAAGATATCCATGATAATTATCGGCCCCCTGACATTTTCTCCGTTAACGATAGTTGCAATCGCAATTGGAATAGTCTCTTGGTGGTGGCTTTATAAAACTCCAGGAGGGCTTAAGCTTAGGGCTTGCGGTGAAGACCCAAGAGCTGCAGAGGCAATGGGAGTAAATGTTCATAGAACAAGGTTCTATGCAACAGTCTTTGGTGGTGCCTTGACTGGTTTGGCTGGTTCATATTTGGTCGTTGGATGGCTCGGTCAGTTTACGAAGTTCATATCCGCCGGAAGAGGATTTATAGCATTAGCGAATGTGGCGTTCAGCAATTGGAATCCACTAATGGCAATTATTGGTGGTGCTCTTTTTGGATTCTTTGATGGTCTCTCGATATATATTCCAATAAAATTACAAGAGATGACTGGAAGAATAATAACGGCCGAATCAAACTTGTTCAGGACAATTCCTTATCTTGCAACGTTGATAATCGTGTCAATAATAATGAAGAAAGTGAAAATGCCAAGGGCTCTAGGAAAGCCTTACATCAAGGAATAA